Part of the Solibacillus isronensis genome is shown below.
AAGCTGCCTGCACGGTAACACTAGAACCGCCAACCGGTAGTTTTTCAGGGTTGACATAGTCTGCTAAAAAGTCAGATGCGCTTGCTAATGGATGATCAAATGTCAGCTGATTATAGCTGCCCCATTTCCATTTTGAAACAGACGTCCCAAATTTACCTTTAATCTTCGTTACAGCATCCTCGAATGCAGTATAAACGAATTTATCCAATCCGCCTTCTTCTGTAATCCAGACTCCCGGATTACCTGCATATGCATCACGCAGCATTTGGTCGGTGATTTGCGATTTGCCAGGCATTAATTTATAAACATCTTCCGGCATTGCATCTTGGAATAATGCTTTTTCCATATTTTCGATTAAGAAGTGGTATACAAGTGGTGCCCCTTGATCTTTGTCATCGTAATACTCCCATTCTTCCAGAAGGGTAATGACACTCTTGTACTTGCCGTCTTTATCTTGAGCCTTAATCGTTTCAAGCAAGTTTGGTAAAAATTCTTCGGCATGCAAATTCTTTTTATCCATTTGCATACCTTTCATTTCCGCAACAGTCAGCTTTAATAATTCACCTGTTTCCTCATCATACATCGGTGTTTTAATCATCTCTACGATTCGCTCATATCGATAAGGCTGTGCCCAAAGATTTGAAATATGATAAGGGTATTCCTCGCCTACAACTTGATTGTTCGCTGTTGCAATATAGCCTTCTTCCGGATTAATAACAGTTGGCAGCTCATCAAATGGGATATAGCTTTCCCAGCCGTATTCGGACGAGTTCCCCGGCACTGGTAATGAACCTGTACCTTGTTTACGGATTGGTACTAGACCATTTGCTTTGTATGCAATTGTTCCATCAGTTGAAGCAAACACAAAGTTTTGTGCCGGTGCTTTAAAGTCCTCTAGCGCAACTTCAAACTCTTCCCAGTTTGTCGCTTTATTGAAACCTAATACTGCTTTTAATTCTTGTGTTGATTGCAGTGCTGTCCACTGCATAGAAAACTGCTCTTTCATCTGTGTATCTTTTAGCATAATGTTAGAAATGATTGGACCATGGCGTGTTTCCACAACTTCAAAGTCCACCGTTTCACCGTCTTTTACTTTGATCGGTTCTTGTCGTACAGTTGCCTCTTCCCATTCACCGTCATATTCAAATTCATAAGGGTTTTCCGGGTTTGGTTTTTCAATATATAAATCTTGCACATCCGGGTTTACATTCGTTACACCCCATGCAATTTGTTCGTTATGCCCAAGAATAATTCCAGGGATCCCTGCAAAAATTACACCACTTACATTTTGTTCAGGTGATTCCAGATGCATTTGATACCATACAGATGGCGTGCTTAATCCTAGATGCGGATCATCTGCAAGTAATGGCTTACCTGACTTTGTCAGCTCACCACTTACAACCCAGTTATTACTGCCGTTATGTTCTGACGGTAAATAATCTGTCGGAATGGCACTTGCTATATCCGTTTCCAGATTTAAATTCGCTTCAATAATCGATTGAGCATTTTCCGGATACTCTACAAATAACTCTTCAGCTTGTTCTTTTGTATAGTTTTGCATTGCCCATGATCGGAAAGCTTGTTGATTCCAGTTTCCGCCCAAGTCATACGCCATATATTTTCCGATTGTCAATGAATCGATCGGTGTCCAAGCTTCAGGCGTATACCCAAGTAGTTTGAACTCATATGAAAGTTTGCTTGTATCTTTTACTTCATCGATAAAGGCATTTACACCTTCCGCATACCATTCAAGAATTTGTTTTGACTGTGCATCATAGTCATCCCATGATAACTCTGCAGCATGTCGTAAACTGAATGTACGGAAAAACTTATCTGTATTTACTGCAGATTCCCCTACCACTTCAGCTAAAGTACCACTTGCTTGGCGGCGCGCTAAATCCATTTGGAATAAACGATCCTGTGCCTGTACATAGCCTTGTGCACGGTAAAGGTCCGCATCAGACTTGGCCACAATGTGCGGAACTCCTACCCCATCTCTCGTAACTTCCACATCATTATCTAAAATCGATACCGCGAGCTCACCTTCAATGACAGGTTTAGAATTTGCTACGTATAAGTGCAATCCTGCTACCGCTGCACCTCCTACAATAATTAAAATCCCAACTGCCCAAATGACGATGTTTATAAATTTGCGCCCTTTTGACTTTTTCGCCTGTTGTGCCATAAATTCCACCTCTTTTTTTCTGTTTTTTACAAAGCTTTATTATGCTTTTAAAGTTCCGTTTCTATTAGTCTATTCATCTTACACCGTTTTTAATTTTAATACGATAGG
Proteins encoded:
- a CDS encoding penicillin acylase family protein; this translates as MAQQAKKSKGRKFINIVIWAVGILIIVGGAAVAGLHLYVANSKPVIEGELAVSILDNDVEVTRDGVGVPHIVAKSDADLYRAQGYVQAQDRLFQMDLARRQASGTLAEVVGESAVNTDKFFRTFSLRHAAELSWDDYDAQSKQILEWYAEGVNAFIDEVKDTSKLSYEFKLLGYTPEAWTPIDSLTIGKYMAYDLGGNWNQQAFRSWAMQNYTKEQAEELFVEYPENAQSIIEANLNLETDIASAIPTDYLPSEHNGSNNWVVSGELTKSGKPLLADDPHLGLSTPSVWYQMHLESPEQNVSGVIFAGIPGIILGHNEQIAWGVTNVNPDVQDLYIEKPNPENPYEFEYDGEWEEATVRQEPIKVKDGETVDFEVVETRHGPIISNIMLKDTQMKEQFSMQWTALQSTQELKAVLGFNKATNWEEFEVALEDFKAPAQNFVFASTDGTIAYKANGLVPIRKQGTGSLPVPGNSSEYGWESYIPFDELPTVINPEEGYIATANNQVVGEEYPYHISNLWAQPYRYERIVEMIKTPMYDEETGELLKLTVAEMKGMQMDKKNLHAEEFLPNLLETIKAQDKDGKYKSVITLLEEWEYYDDKDQGAPLVYHFLIENMEKALFQDAMPEDVYKLMPGKSQITDQMLRDAYAGNPGVWITEEGGLDKFVYTAFEDAVTKIKGKFGTSVSKWKWGSYNQLTFDHPLASASDFLADYVNPEKLPVGGSSVTVQAASEDGSGNVNHGASWRFVADLDDLSSAYHIVGPGQSGHVKSKWYDNQTSNWVYGRYHKTKINGEVDHGYELILKAE